A section of the Streptomyces sp. SCL15-4 genome encodes:
- a CDS encoding TlpA disulfide reductase family protein, whose amino-acid sequence MSTRSRAVLLTAAAAAAALTLSACGKGGISGGGGDTHFVTGSNGIDTVAAGKRATAPDLSGKTIDGKTLDVADYKGKVVVINVWGSWCGPCRNEAKYFAKVSKDYADKGVQFVGINTRDTSTTPAVNFEKEHGVEYPSLYDPTGKLMLRFKKGTLNPQIVPSTLVIDRHGKVAARALEALDDTGLVEMIKPVLTEK is encoded by the coding sequence ATGAGTACCCGTAGCCGCGCCGTCCTGCTCACCGCCGCGGCCGCCGCGGCGGCCCTGACCCTGTCCGCGTGTGGCAAGGGCGGCATCTCCGGTGGCGGTGGCGACACCCACTTCGTCACCGGCAGCAACGGCATCGACACCGTCGCGGCCGGCAAGCGCGCCACGGCTCCGGACCTGTCCGGCAAGACCATCGACGGCAAGACCCTCGACGTCGCCGACTACAAGGGCAAGGTCGTCGTCATCAACGTCTGGGGCTCGTGGTGCGGACCGTGCCGCAACGAGGCCAAGTACTTCGCCAAGGTCTCCAAGGACTACGCGGACAAGGGCGTACAGTTCGTCGGCATCAACACCCGCGACACCAGTACCACCCCGGCCGTGAACTTCGAGAAGGAGCACGGCGTCGAGTACCCGAGCCTGTACGACCCCACGGGCAAGCTCATGCTGCGCTTCAAGAAGGGCACGCTCAACCCGCAGATCGTCCCCTCCACGCTCGTCATCGACCGGCACGGCAAGGTCGCCGCGCGGGCCCTGGAGGCGCTCGACGACACCGGCCTGGTGGAGATGATCAAGCCGGTCCTCACGGAGAAGTGA
- the mqnP gene encoding menaquinone biosynthesis prenyltransferase MqnP, producing MSSASAAIAQPGRTKAFLRLVMIEHSVFALPFAYIASLTAMYEWDRNIHWGRLLLVTVCMVGLRTFAMAVNRIIDREIDARNPRTAHRELVTGAMSVRHAWTGALIALAVFLGAAALLNPLCLALAPVAVVPMVVYPYGKRFTNFPQAILGLAQAMGPVGGWLAISGEWSWNAVILGLAVGIWIGGFDLIYACQDVETDREIGVLSVPARFGIPAAIWGARACHTVTTALFVWYALATGAGAFFWLGLVIVAAAFCYEHRIVRPHDLTRLNRAFFSVNGFIGIALFVCALLDLLVRGLTV from the coding sequence ATGAGCAGCGCTTCCGCTGCCATCGCCCAGCCGGGCCGGACCAAGGCGTTCCTCCGCCTGGTGATGATCGAGCACTCGGTCTTCGCGCTCCCCTTCGCCTACATCGCCTCGCTGACGGCGATGTACGAATGGGACAGGAACATCCACTGGGGCCGCCTGCTCCTGGTCACCGTGTGCATGGTCGGCCTGCGCACGTTCGCGATGGCGGTCAACCGGATCATCGACCGCGAGATCGACGCCCGCAACCCGCGCACGGCGCACCGGGAACTGGTGACGGGCGCGATGTCGGTACGGCACGCGTGGACCGGCGCGCTGATCGCCCTGGCGGTGTTCCTCGGCGCGGCGGCCCTGCTCAACCCGCTGTGCCTGGCCCTCGCGCCGGTGGCCGTGGTGCCGATGGTGGTCTACCCCTACGGCAAGCGGTTCACCAACTTCCCGCAGGCCATCCTCGGCCTGGCCCAGGCCATGGGCCCGGTCGGCGGCTGGCTGGCGATCAGCGGGGAGTGGTCGTGGAACGCGGTGATCCTCGGCCTGGCCGTGGGCATATGGATCGGCGGATTCGACCTGATCTACGCCTGCCAGGACGTGGAGACCGACCGTGAGATCGGCGTGCTGTCGGTCCCGGCGCGCTTCGGCATCCCGGCCGCGATCTGGGGCGCCCGCGCGTGCCACACGGTCACCACGGCCCTGTTCGTCTGGTACGCCCTCGCCACCGGCGCCGGCGCGTTCTTCTGGCTGGGCCTGGTGATCGTCGCGGCGGCCTTCTGCTACGAGCACAGGATCGTCCGGCCGCACGACCTGACCCGTCTGAACAGGGCGTTCTTCAGCGTCAACGGATTCATCGGTATCGCCTTGTTCGTCTGCGCCCTGCTGGACCTCCTGGTACGAGGGCTCACCGTCTAG
- a CDS encoding UbiX family flavin prenyltransferase — protein sequence MPWIVGVSGASGTPYAAAVLRALLAAGEAVDLVVSRASRLTLLDETGLPFRDAHWQDDLREWLARGADGKPGTFDVDVSGVRYWSAGDLAAGPSSGSYPARGMLVVPASTACVAGVALGLSKDLLQRAASVTLKERRPLVVAVRETPLNGQTLRHLVTLDDAGAAVVPASPAFYAGATHIQDLVDFVAGRVLDAAGVAHGLYRRWQGELGGGQADGSRGE from the coding sequence GTGCCTTGGATCGTGGGGGTGTCCGGAGCTTCCGGGACGCCGTACGCGGCGGCCGTGCTGCGGGCGCTGCTGGCGGCTGGCGAAGCGGTGGACCTGGTGGTCAGCCGGGCGTCGCGGCTGACGCTGCTGGACGAGACGGGCCTGCCCTTCCGTGACGCCCACTGGCAGGACGACCTGCGGGAATGGCTGGCCCGCGGCGCCGACGGCAAGCCCGGCACCTTCGACGTGGACGTCAGCGGCGTCCGCTACTGGAGCGCGGGCGACCTCGCGGCCGGCCCGTCCTCCGGCTCGTACCCGGCCCGCGGCATGCTCGTCGTGCCCGCCTCCACCGCCTGCGTGGCCGGTGTGGCGCTCGGCCTGTCCAAGGACCTCCTCCAGCGCGCGGCGAGCGTCACGCTGAAGGAGCGCCGCCCGCTGGTCGTGGCCGTGCGGGAGACCCCCTTGAACGGCCAGACGCTGCGTCACCTGGTCACCCTGGACGACGCCGGTGCCGCGGTCGTCCCGGCCTCGCCCGCCTTCTACGCGGGTGCCACCCACATCCAGGACCTGGTGGACTTCGTCGCCGGCCGGGTGCTGGACGCGGCCGGCGTCGCCCACGGACTGTACCGGCGCTGGCAAGGAGAGCTGGGCGGCGGCCAGGCGGACGGTTCGCGGGGCGAGTAG
- a CDS encoding SRPBCC domain-containing protein encodes MSGSIAQGTSQTHGNTHILHFVVRLSRGMEEVWPAVSTPEGLAAWWTPAEVLEPRLGGAVTLRGLGSGQVTAWDVDRVAEYTVEGGGRVRFHLERDEDGSALRLTHEFQGEEESEQRWRDRLERLIAQQGRERP; translated from the coding sequence ATGAGCGGTTCCATCGCACAGGGCACCAGCCAGACCCACGGGAACACGCACATCCTGCACTTCGTCGTGCGGCTCTCGCGGGGCATGGAGGAGGTCTGGCCCGCGGTGTCCACGCCCGAGGGGCTGGCCGCCTGGTGGACCCCGGCCGAGGTGCTCGAACCCCGGCTCGGCGGCGCGGTCACCCTGCGCGGGCTGGGCAGCGGGCAGGTCACCGCGTGGGACGTGGACCGGGTCGCGGAGTACACGGTGGAGGGCGGCGGCCGGGTCCGGTTCCACCTGGAACGGGACGAGGACGGCAGCGCGCTGCGCCTGACGCACGAGTTCCAGGGCGAGGAGGAGTCGGAACAGCGCTGGCGGGACCGGCTCGAGCGACTGATCGCACAGCAGGGGCGGGAGCGGCCCTAG
- a CDS encoding menaquinone biosynthesis decarboxylase: protein MAYDDLRSLLRALEREGDLKRIKAEVDPYLEVGEIVDRVQKSGGPALLFENVRGCDLPLAMNVYGTDRRLLKALGLKSYDEISDKIGGLLRPELPHGFVGVREAFGKLGAMTHVPPRKVKEAPVQEVVLRGDDVDLDRLPALFTWPKDGGSFFNLGLTHTKDPETGVRNLGLYRLQRHDRRTIGMHWQIHKDSRNHYQVAARRGERLPVAIAFGCPPAVTYASTAPLPGDIDEYLFAGFIAGKRIEMTDCKTVPLQVPAHAEVVLEGWLEPGEMLPEGPFGDHTGFYTPQEPFPALKIDCVTMRRRPLLQSIVVGRPPTEDGPLGRATERFFLPLLKIIIPDIVDYHLPEAGGFHNCAIVSIDKKYPKHAQKVMHAVWGAHMMSLTKLIVVVDADCDVHDLHEVAWRALGNTDYARDLTVAEGPVDHLDHASYQQFWGGKAGIDATRKWPEEGYTRDGGWPDMVLSDPDTAALVDRRWKEYGL from the coding sequence ATGGCTTACGACGATCTTCGCTCCCTGCTCCGGGCGCTGGAGCGCGAGGGCGACCTCAAGCGCATCAAGGCCGAGGTCGACCCGTATCTGGAGGTCGGGGAGATCGTCGACCGGGTGCAGAAGTCCGGCGGTCCGGCGCTGCTCTTCGAGAACGTGCGCGGCTGCGACCTGCCGCTCGCGATGAACGTGTACGGCACCGACCGCCGCCTGCTGAAGGCGCTGGGCCTGAAGTCGTACGACGAGATCTCCGACAAGATCGGCGGCCTGCTGCGGCCCGAGCTGCCGCACGGCTTCGTCGGCGTGCGCGAGGCCTTCGGGAAGCTGGGCGCGATGACCCACGTCCCGCCGCGCAAGGTCAAGGAGGCGCCCGTGCAGGAGGTCGTCCTGCGCGGTGACGACGTCGACCTGGACCGGCTCCCGGCGCTGTTCACCTGGCCGAAGGACGGCGGCTCCTTCTTCAACCTCGGCCTGACCCACACCAAGGACCCCGAGACCGGCGTCCGCAACCTCGGCCTGTACCGCCTCCAGCGCCACGACCGGCGCACGATCGGCATGCACTGGCAGATCCACAAGGACAGCCGCAACCACTACCAGGTGGCCGCGCGCCGGGGCGAGCGCCTCCCGGTGGCCATCGCCTTCGGCTGCCCGCCCGCCGTGACGTACGCCTCCACCGCGCCTCTGCCCGGCGACATCGACGAGTACCTCTTCGCCGGCTTCATCGCGGGCAAGCGCATCGAGATGACCGACTGCAAGACGGTCCCGCTCCAGGTGCCCGCCCACGCCGAGGTGGTCCTGGAGGGCTGGCTGGAGCCCGGCGAGATGCTGCCCGAGGGTCCCTTCGGCGACCACACCGGCTTCTACACCCCGCAGGAGCCGTTCCCGGCGCTGAAGATCGACTGCGTGACGATGCGCAGGCGCCCGCTGCTCCAGTCGATCGTCGTCGGCCGCCCTCCGACGGAGGACGGCCCTCTCGGCCGGGCCACGGAACGTTTCTTCCTGCCCCTGCTCAAGATCATCATCCCGGACATCGTGGACTACCACCTGCCCGAGGCCGGCGGCTTCCACAACTGCGCGATCGTCTCGATCGACAAGAAGTACCCCAAGCACGCGCAGAAGGTGATGCACGCCGTCTGGGGGGCGCACATGATGTCCCTCACCAAGCTGATCGTGGTCGTGGACGCCGACTGCGACGTCCACGACCTGCACGAGGTCGCCTGGCGGGCCCTCGGCAACACCGACTACGCCCGCGACCTCACGGTGGCCGAAGGTCCCGTCGATCACCTCGACCACGCCTCCTACCAGCAGTTCTGGGGCGGCAAGGCGGGCATCGACGCCACGCGGAAGTGGCCGGAGGAGGGCTACACCCGCGACGGCGGGTGGCCGGACATGGTCCTGTCGGACCCGGATACGGCGGCCTTGGTGGACCGCCGCTGGAAGGAGTACGGACTATGA
- a CDS encoding cytochrome c biogenesis protein ResB codes for MSDTDTDTGRDQEELGAAGSRLSTAPQEEAVSLPGLGVIGWARWFWRQLTSMRVALLLLLLLSLGAIPGSLIPQTGADAAKVEEFRAAHRTLAPVYDKLGLFHVYSSVWFSAIYILLFVSLIGCIIPRTWQFVGQLRGRPPGAPKRLSRLPAYTTWTTTEDPEQVREAALALLKKRRFRAHAAGDAVAAEKGYLRELGNLAFHIALIVLLIAFASGQLFKSDGTKLMVEGDGFSNALPMYDDFKSGSLFEPDDLVPFSFGLKDFKGTYELTGPNRGTPRTFQAKIRYSEGAYGKETTTTVKVNEPLKIGDSKVYLVSHGYAPVITVRDGRGKVVYRDAVPLLPLDGNVTSQGVVKVMDGYRDAKGKKEQLGIKAFFLPTYGGAGMEIASTFPALLNPVLNLEPYHGDLGVDSGLPQSVYQLDKTHMKDYKDAKGAQLRDNLKPGETMKLPGGAGTVTFEKDVKEWAGFEIVQEPGGGWALGGALVAILGLAGSLFIQRRRVWVRAVRGADGVTVVEMAGLGRSESAKVPEELGELAGHLYDRAPAAPGPDDHSAPTPDRHVVPAEGAEK; via the coding sequence ATGAGCGACACCGACACCGACACCGGCCGGGACCAGGAGGAGCTGGGCGCCGCCGGCTCCCGGCTGTCCACCGCCCCGCAGGAGGAGGCGGTGAGCCTGCCCGGCCTCGGTGTCATCGGCTGGGCCCGCTGGTTCTGGCGGCAGCTGACCTCCATGCGGGTCGCGCTGCTGCTGCTCCTGCTGCTCTCGCTGGGCGCGATCCCCGGCTCGCTGATCCCGCAGACCGGCGCGGACGCCGCCAAGGTCGAGGAATTCCGCGCCGCGCACCGGACGCTGGCGCCGGTCTACGACAAGCTGGGCCTGTTCCACGTCTACAGCTCGGTGTGGTTCTCCGCGATCTACATCCTGCTGTTCGTCTCCCTCATCGGCTGCATCATCCCGCGCACCTGGCAGTTCGTCGGCCAGCTGCGCGGCCGGCCGCCGGGCGCCCCCAAGCGCCTGTCCCGGCTGCCCGCCTACACCACCTGGACCACCACCGAGGACCCCGAGCAGGTCCGCGAGGCCGCGCTCGCCCTGCTGAAGAAGCGCCGCTTCCGGGCCCACGCCGCCGGTGACGCCGTCGCCGCCGAGAAGGGCTATCTGCGCGAGCTGGGCAACCTGGCCTTCCACATCGCCCTGATCGTGCTGCTGATCGCCTTCGCCTCCGGCCAGCTGTTCAAGTCGGACGGCACCAAGCTGATGGTGGAGGGCGACGGCTTCTCCAACGCGCTGCCGATGTACGACGACTTCAAGTCCGGCAGCCTCTTCGAGCCCGACGACCTGGTCCCGTTCAGCTTCGGCCTGAAGGACTTCAAGGGGACGTACGAACTGACCGGCCCCAACCGGGGCACTCCGCGCACCTTCCAGGCGAAGATCCGCTACAGCGAGGGCGCGTACGGCAAGGAGACCACGACCACCGTCAAGGTCAACGAGCCGCTGAAGATCGGCGACTCCAAGGTCTACCTGGTCAGCCACGGCTACGCACCCGTGATCACCGTCCGGGACGGCCGGGGCAAGGTGGTCTACCGCGACGCCGTGCCGCTGCTGCCGCTCGACGGCAACGTCACCTCCCAGGGCGTCGTCAAGGTCATGGACGGCTACCGCGACGCCAAGGGCAAGAAGGAGCAGCTCGGCATCAAGGCCTTCTTCCTGCCGACCTACGGCGGCGCCGGCATGGAGATCGCCTCGACCTTCCCGGCGCTGCTCAACCCGGTGCTGAACCTGGAGCCGTACCACGGCGACCTGGGCGTCGACTCGGGCCTGCCGCAGAGCGTGTACCAGCTCGACAAGACCCACATGAAGGACTACAAGGACGCCAAGGGCGCGCAGCTGAGGGACAACCTCAAGCCCGGCGAGACCATGAAGCTGCCCGGCGGCGCCGGCACCGTCACCTTCGAGAAGGACGTCAAGGAGTGGGCCGGCTTCGAGATCGTGCAGGAGCCGGGCGGCGGCTGGGCGCTCGGCGGCGCCCTCGTCGCGATCCTCGGCCTGGCCGGTTCCCTGTTCATCCAGCGCCGCCGCGTGTGGGTGCGGGCGGTGCGCGGCGCCGACGGCGTCACGGTGGTCGAGATGGCCGGGCTCGGCCGCAGCGAGTCGGCGAAGGTGCCCGAGGAACTGGGCGAGCTGGCCGGACACCTCTACGACCGGGCGCCGGCCGCGCCCGGACCCGACGACCATTCCGCACCCACACCCGACCGCCACGTCGTACCTGCCGAAGGGGCTGAGAAGTGA
- the ccsB gene encoding c-type cytochrome biogenesis protein CcsB: protein MTLAAATNEHLASVSNTLIYSSMAVYTLAFFAYIAEWLFGSRSKVARTAAALTAEGGARTAGGPAVTVRKGGGTAVLERPKVVVRSASGARDVPDGPGAHGGDEQGDLYGRIAISLTVLAFLVELAGVVARAASVERAPWGNMYEFNITFSTVAVGVYLALLALKKNVRWLGLFLITTVLLDLGLAVTVLYTASDQLVPALHSYWLYIHVSTAIFCGAVFYVGAVATILYLFKDSYENKLQAGGKPGRFASSVLERLPASASLDKFAYRINAAVFPLWTFTIIAGAIWAGDAWGRYWNWDPKETWSFITWVAYACYLHARATAGWKGRKAAYLALIAFGCWLFNYYGVNIFVSGKHSYAGV, encoded by the coding sequence GTGACTCTCGCCGCCGCGACCAACGAACATCTCGCGAGCGTCAGCAACACGCTGATCTACTCGTCGATGGCCGTCTACACCCTGGCCTTCTTCGCCTACATCGCCGAGTGGCTGTTCGGCAGCCGCAGCAAGGTCGCCCGGACGGCCGCCGCGCTCACCGCCGAAGGCGGCGCGCGGACGGCCGGCGGCCCGGCCGTCACCGTCCGCAAGGGCGGGGGCACCGCCGTGCTGGAGCGGCCCAAGGTCGTCGTCCGCTCGGCCTCCGGCGCGCGGGACGTGCCGGACGGGCCCGGCGCGCACGGCGGCGACGAGCAGGGCGACCTGTACGGCCGGATCGCCATCTCGCTCACCGTGCTCGCCTTCCTGGTGGAGCTGGCCGGTGTCGTCGCCCGCGCGGCCTCCGTGGAGCGGGCGCCGTGGGGCAACATGTACGAGTTCAACATCACCTTCTCCACGGTCGCCGTCGGCGTATACCTCGCGCTGCTGGCGCTGAAGAAGAACGTGCGCTGGCTCGGACTGTTCCTGATCACCACGGTCCTGCTCGACCTGGGCCTCGCGGTCACCGTCCTGTACACGGCCAGCGACCAGCTGGTGCCGGCCCTGCACTCGTACTGGCTGTACATCCACGTCTCCACCGCGATCTTCTGCGGCGCGGTGTTCTACGTCGGCGCGGTCGCCACGATCCTGTACCTGTTCAAGGACTCCTACGAGAACAAGCTCCAGGCCGGCGGCAAGCCGGGCAGGTTCGCCTCCTCGGTCCTGGAGCGCCTGCCCGCCTCCGCGTCCCTGGACAAGTTCGCCTACCGGATCAACGCGGCCGTCTTCCCGCTGTGGACGTTCACGATCATCGCGGGCGCGATCTGGGCGGGCGACGCCTGGGGCCGGTACTGGAACTGGGACCCGAAGGAGACCTGGTCCTTCATCACCTGGGTCGCCTACGCCTGCTACCTGCACGCGCGGGCCACGGCCGGCTGGAAGGGCCGCAAGGCCGCCTACCTGGCGCTGATCGCGTTCGGCTGCTGGCTGTTCAACTACTACGGCGTCAACATCTTCGTCTCCGGCAAGCACTCCTACGCGGGCGTGTAA
- a CDS encoding histidine phosphatase family protein, translating to MSDSKDITVVHLMRHGEVENPDGILYGRLPGYHLSELGRQMAERVAEHLSSRDVAYVCASPLERAQETATPIAKAHGLDLATDGRLIEADNVFQGKTFGVGDGALQRPENWKHLVNPFRPSWGEPYIDQVVRMMGALNAARDQARGHEAVLVSHQLPIWIVRSYVERRRLWHDPRKRQCTLASLTSFTYQGDRIVSVGYSEPAIDLVPVHLRAGARPQKGKGTAQGKAFGA from the coding sequence CATCACCGTCGTCCACCTCATGCGGCACGGCGAGGTCGAGAACCCGGACGGGATCCTGTACGGGCGGCTGCCCGGCTACCACCTGTCCGAGCTGGGCCGGCAGATGGCCGAGCGGGTCGCCGAGCACCTGTCCTCCCGGGACGTGGCCTACGTCTGCGCCTCGCCGCTGGAGCGGGCGCAGGAGACCGCCACCCCGATCGCCAAGGCGCACGGGCTGGACCTGGCCACCGACGGGCGGCTGATCGAGGCCGACAACGTCTTCCAGGGCAAGACCTTCGGCGTCGGCGACGGCGCGCTCCAGCGGCCGGAGAACTGGAAGCACCTCGTCAACCCGTTCCGGCCGTCCTGGGGCGAGCCGTACATCGACCAGGTCGTACGGATGATGGGCGCGCTGAACGCGGCCAGGGACCAGGCGCGCGGGCACGAGGCGGTGCTGGTCAGCCACCAGCTGCCGATCTGGATCGTGCGGTCGTACGTCGAGCGGCGGCGGCTGTGGCACGACCCGCGCAAGCGGCAGTGCACCCTGGCCTCCCTGACGTCGTTCACCTACCAGGGCGACAGGATCGTGTCCGTGGGCTACAGCGAGCCCGCCATCGACCTGGTCCCGGTCCATCTGCGCGCCGGTGCCAGGCCCCAGAAGGGCAAGGGCACGGCCCAGGGCAAGGCCTTCGGCGCCTGA
- a CDS encoding cytochrome c biogenesis CcdA family protein, translated as MSALLTLAAETGRNQTVLHGALLVALPIALFAGLVSFFSPCVLPLVPGYLSYVTGVAGADLAEARRGRMVAGASLFVLGFSAVFVSSGALFGYFGANLIDYQSTLSKVLGVLMIIMGVFFMGLTPWFAMREFRFHKRPTGGLAGAPVLGALFGVGWTPCMGPTLSSVNFLSLNESSAARGSLLMLVYCLGLGVPFVVTAIAFRKALGAFAWVKRHYVWVTRIGGSMMIVTGVLLLTGAWGGLVQQMQTWTNGFNVGI; from the coding sequence GTGAGCGCACTGCTGACACTGGCCGCGGAGACCGGCCGCAACCAGACGGTCCTGCACGGCGCCCTGCTGGTCGCCCTGCCGATCGCCCTGTTCGCCGGACTCGTGTCGTTCTTCTCGCCCTGTGTGCTGCCGCTGGTCCCCGGCTACCTCTCCTATGTGACCGGCGTCGCGGGCGCCGACCTGGCCGAGGCCAGACGGGGCCGGATGGTGGCCGGCGCCTCCCTGTTCGTGCTCGGCTTCAGCGCCGTCTTCGTCTCCAGCGGGGCGCTGTTCGGCTACTTCGGCGCCAACCTGATCGACTACCAGAGCACCCTGTCCAAGGTCCTCGGCGTGCTCATGATCATCATGGGCGTGTTCTTCATGGGCCTGACGCCCTGGTTCGCCATGCGCGAGTTCCGCTTCCACAAGCGGCCCACGGGCGGCCTGGCGGGGGCGCCGGTCCTCGGTGCCCTCTTCGGCGTCGGCTGGACGCCCTGCATGGGCCCGACGCTGTCCTCGGTGAACTTCCTGTCGCTGAACGAGTCGAGCGCGGCCCGGGGCTCGCTGCTGATGCTCGTGTACTGCCTCGGCCTCGGCGTCCCGTTCGTCGTCACCGCGATCGCCTTCCGCAAGGCGCTCGGCGCCTTCGCCTGGGTCAAGCGCCACTATGTCTGGGTGACGCGCATCGGCGGCTCGATGATGATCGTGACCGGTGTGCTGCTGCTGACCGGTGCCTGGGGCGGTCTGGTGCAGCAGATGCAGACCTGGACCAACGGCTTCAATGTGGGGATCTGA